One Acropora palmata chromosome 2, jaAcrPala1.3, whole genome shotgun sequence genomic window carries:
- the LOC141874016 gene encoding beta-2 adrenergic receptor-like, whose translation MNLTISAIQPEQCSGALNSIEIVVLATLNTILALVSTVGNALVLLAIYRVPSQKTVSNAFLASLGVADFSVGVIMNPLWVYKSVLNIWQSDNIISTVIEVVAMQTVVATSLSLCAVSLDRYIAVTNIRHNEILTCNRVRTVIISIWIFSVIFASLRLVVTDPFELPKLWIAATTITVILPCLVISICYFYMVKAARVQIKRITKNEAFSVNGDEAVAQLKNSKAVFTVGVVVGVFLVCWTPSLVISFVQFFCNDPCKRTKLNGYWFWGALAEFSNSAFNPFIYCMRMRDFRKAVKRVLFTFSITQFVFGPANSECCS comes from the coding sequence ATGAATTTAACAATCTCAGCAATTCAGCCCGAGCAGTGTTCTGGAGCGCTTAATAGCATCGAGATAGTCGTTTTGGCTACTTTAAACACAATACTAGCGTTGGTCTCCACTGTTGGAAATGCACTTGTTTTGTTAGCCATTTATCGAGTACCCAGTCAGAAGACCGTCTCCAATGCGTTTCTTGCGTCGTTGGGAGTGGCAGACTTTTCAGTTGGCGTGATAATGAACCCACTGTGGGTTTACAAAAGTGTTCTCAACATTTGGCAAAGCGATAACATAATTTCAACAGTTATCGAAGTTGTGGCCATGCAAACTGTTGTTGCAACATCCTTGAGTTTGTGCGCAGTGAGTCTTGATCGCTACATTGCAGTCACCAACATTCGCCACAATGAAATCTTGACTTGCAATCGCGTACGAACTGTCATTATTTCCATCTGGATCTTCTCTGTGATTTTCGCATCCCTGCGATTGGTAGTAACGGATCCATTCGAGCTTCCAAAACTGTGGATCGCTGCAACGACAATAACAGTTATCTTGCCTTGCCTTGTCATCTCGATCTGCTATTTTTATATGGTCAAGGCAGCTCGAGTTCAGATtaaaagaataacaaagaaCGAAGCATTCTCAGTTAATGGAGACGAAGCTGTTGCCCAGCTAAAAAACAGCAAGGCAGTGTTTACCGTCGGCGTAGTGGTGGGTGTGTTTCTCGTTTGTTGGACACCCAGTTTAGTGATATCCTTTGTCCAATTCTTTTGCAATGACCCTTGTAAGAGAACGAAACTTAATGGCTATTGGTTTTGGGGTGCGCTGGCTGAGTTCAGCAATTCAGCTTTTAACCCCTTTATTTACTGCATGCGAATGAGAGATTTTCGTAAAGCGGTGAAAAGggttctttttactttttcgataacacaatttgtttttggcCCCGCAAATTCTGAATGTTGTTcataa
- the LOC141874477 gene encoding uncharacterized protein LOC141874477 isoform X1: MPSFRRASFVFVVMALWNTRSGSFFPAVRDRVLARAQNSVYLPGEVTEEEGSSFLVTLYNGQQMKHSYKDITAVVEDTLPAWVTLGDHVIASRPSTNGSGEYLIGFVTRDLCEGDDELYEITFHNNQRGNCSLKDIRKLPFFSSTHQVSHTATWVNKYIFKLYSSFVVHVGARVFARWNGTRYHRGFVAETVFVGQVLHLKIQLDDSISVSHAANDERAIVLDVIPRYTQVHATQRVIGHLPGTTGYVTGWVMKRNPNCWQDVYLVVFDNGGEREEDFNEIRILPPFVQLF, encoded by the exons ATGCCTTCCTTTCGGAGAGCATCCTTTGTGTTCGTCGTAATGGCGTTGTGGAATACAAGATCGGGAAGTTTTTTTCCTGCAG TCAGAGACCGTGTTTTGGCTCGAGCTCAAAACAGCGTCTATCTTCCTGGAGAGGTTacagaagaagaaggaagCTCTTTCTTGGTCACCCTGTACAACGGACAACAAATGAAGCACAGCTACAAGGATATAACAGCAGTTGTGGAAGACACGTTGCCTGCCTGGGTGACGTTAGGAGATCACGTGATTGCGTCACGTCCATCGACAAACGGGAGTGGGGAATACCTGATAGGCTTTGTGACACGTGACCTTTGCGAAGGAGATGATGAACTTTATGAGATCACATTTCACAACAATCAACGCGGAAACTGTTCCTTAAAAGACATAAGAAAACTCCCATTCTTCTCTTCGACGCATCAAG TCAGTCATACGGCTACTTGGGTAAACAAGTACATATTCAAGCTCTATTCAAGTTTTGTAGTTCACG TGGGCGCTCGTGTGTTTGCTCGTTGGAACGGCACTCGATATCATCGTGGTTTTGTAGCGGAAACAGTTTTCGTCGGTCAAGTTCTCCACCTCAAAATTCAACTGGACGACTCAATTTCCGTTTCCCACGCGGCCAACGACGAACGAGCCATAGTATTGGATGTCATTCCTCGGTACACACAAGTTCACGCTACACAGCGTGTGATTGGTCATTTACCAGGGACTACAGGTTACGTCACTGGCTGGGTAATGAAGAGAAATCCCAACTGTTGGCAAGATGTGTATCTAGTTGTGTTTGATAATGGCGGAGAGCGTGAGGAAGATTTTAACGAGATTCGAATTTTACCGCCCTTTGTCCAATTGTTCTGA
- the LOC141873317 gene encoding uncharacterized protein LOC141873317, whose product MALCSRQPQEHDRTIKVTILASEWGSSKGGLSTINRELAIQLAKYYDCKVTFFLLKCSHENKEEAKHHGISIVEAERKPGYEELDWLSFPPQDLQIDIVIGHGVKLGKQAQIIRKYHKCKWIQVVHTDPEKLGMFKCYENPISKGEQKHDIEVELCQRADLVVGVGPKLTEAFRKYLRWCKKDQDVFEFTPSVFADFASVEQALVERNPRSVLVFGRGDYEDFELKGFDIAARSVAAVPDTDLVFVGAPDEKEQEIAKRLLGLGIPKGRLIVRGFKDREALKRLFCEVDLVLMPSRTEGFGLAGLEALSAGLPVIVSKNSGFGEALGSVPFGSSFLIDSEDPSVWTAAIKGIWNKDRRTRLDETKVLRDFYEKRYRWSEQCKNLIEKMVSLLENRQACMSHPSHVIERIQQIYAKRETVILPVPWCDSFSFQLENIFTRLRIVAREKTCGKLTNEVTSMTSIFTPHKDCKRPKVVLIEGEPGIGKTTYCRKLAYDWATRQDRKLDESFPSVEVLLLLRCHEIECSIWEAIHAQVLPEDIEPEVRDMFIQFLKENPSKVLLVLDGLDEADPEKLALFCKLIKKEELFGCFVVLTSCHEAGSNIRPYTDTLWEIVGFTRTDAECFITKYFEQSDNQHLAETLIENLWSENLNGLIRNPLNTLLLCVIFEDLKGLFPNSRTKLYVEIVLFVLRRYENKNGFSVSDKDLLLVYKKELMILGRMALDSLHKGGLYFEDIEDDLKESLLGIFGFVSIQAGGSKRAPCSRYVFFHKSFQEFLSAFFLAFSIIDGAMDCKSVANEECEKELSQVFAFMCGIVAMHSKATAVSIVKSIVNVSDHISLVYERHLRLALRFVDECKPFSETLHTELAHLFGKSIDLTSLNLSESCIGDEGANSLSQALRVNTSLTSLDLSQNFICDEGANCLSQALIVNTTLTSFILCFNYLFNEGAISLSQALRENSSLTSLDLSCNFIGDEGAISLSQALRVNASLTSLDLSRNSIGDEGANYLSQALRVNTSLTSLDLSRNSIGDEAANSLSQALRVNTSLTSFILCFNYFFNEGAIFLSQALRVNSSLTFLDLSCNFIGDEGAISLSQALRVNTSLTCLNLSRNSIGDEGANSLSQALRVSTSLTSLDLSRNSIGDEGANSLFQALRVNTSLTSLDLSQNFICDEGVNSLSQTLRVNTSLTSFVLSFNYLFNEGANSLSQALTVNSSLTSLDLSCNFIGDEGAISLSQALRVNTSLTFLDLSRNSIGDEGTNSLFQALRVSTTVILFSS is encoded by the exons ATGGCATTATGTTCAAGGCAGCCTCAAGAGCATGATAGAACCATTAAAGTCACCATTTTGGCTTCTGAGTGGGGATCCAGCAAGGGTGGTCTTTCCACCATAAACAGAGAGTTAGCCATTCAACTAGCCAAATATTATGATTGTAAAgtcactttctttttgttaaaatgcTCCCATGAGAATAAGGAGGAAGCAAAGCACCATGGTATATCCATTGTTGAAGCAGAGAGAAAACCAGGGTATGAGGAACTGGATTGGCTGAGTTTTCCACCGCAAGATTTGCAGATAGATATTGTCATTGGTCATGGTGTGAAACTTGGAAAACAGGCTCAAATTATCCGCAAATATCACAAATGCAAGTGGATTCAAGTGGTGCACACAGACCCAGAGAAACTGGGAATGTTCAAATGTTATGAGAATCCAATCTCAAAGGGAGAACAGAAGCACGATATTGAGGTAGAGCTGTGCCAGAGGGCTGACTTGGTTGTTGGAGTGGGACCCAAGTTGACGGAAGCCTTTCGCAAGTACCTTCGTTGGTGCAAAAAAGATCAAGATGTGTTTGAGTTCACTCCTAGCGTTTTCGCAGATTTTGCCAGTGTTGAACAAGCTCTCGTTGAAAGAAATCCACGCagtgttttggtttttggtcgTGGAGATTATGAAGATTTTGAGTTAAAGGGGTTTGATATTGCAGCAAGATCTGTTGCTGCAGTGCCTGATACAGATCTGGTTTTTGTGGGAGCACCAGATGAAAAAGAGCAGGAGATTGCAAAACGTTTGCTTGGTTTGGGAATCCCTAAAGGACGTCTTATTGTGAGGGGTTTCAAGGATCGAGAAGCTCTGAAGCGGTTGTTCTGTGAGGTGGATCTTGTGCTGATGCCTTCAAGAACTGAAGGGTTTGGCTTGGCAGGCCTGGAAGCTTTGTCAGCGGGGCTTCCTGTAATTGTCAGTAAGAACTCGGGGTTTGGAGAAGCTCTGGGCAGTGTACCATTTGGTTCGTCATTTCTCATTGACTCTGAAGATCCCAGTGTATGGACAGCAGCTATCAAGGGCATCTGGAACAAAGACAGGCGGACGCGACTTGATGAAACTAAGGTTCTTCGTGACTTCTATGAAAAGAGGTACAGGTGGtctgaacagtgcaaaaatcTTATTGAGAAGATGGTTAGCCTACTTGAGAATAGACAAG CTTGTATGTCGCATCCAAGCCACGTCATAGAGAGGATACAACAAATTTACGCAAAGCGTGAAACGGTGATTTTGCCAGTTCCTTGGTGTGACAGTTTCAGCTTTCAGCTGGAGAACATTTTCACCAGACTTAGGATAGTTGCAAGAGAAAAGACATGCGGAAAATTGACAAACGAAGTCACCAGCATGACAAGTATCTTTACACCACATAAAGATTGTAAACGACCAAAGGTTGTGTTGATTGAAGGCGAGCCCGGCATCGGAAAGACGACTTACTGTCGAAAGCTAGCATATGATTGGGCAACTAGGCAAGATCGCAAATTGGATGAGTCTTTTCCAAGCGTTGAAGTGCTTCTGCTCCTCAGATGTCATGAAATTGAATGTAGTATCTGGGAAGCAATTCACGCCCAAGTTTTACCCGAAGACATCGAACCAGAGGTAAGAGATATGTTTATCCAGTTCCTTAAGGAAAATCCTTCCAAGGTGTTGTTGGTGCTCGATGGCTTAGATGAGGCAGAccctgaaaaactggcactgTTCTGtaaattgattaaaaaagagGAGCTCTTTGGTTGTTTCGTAGTTCTTACATCCTGCCATGAAGCAGGGAGTAACATAAGGCCGTACACTGATACTCTGTGGGAGATTGTGGGGTTCACGAGAACTGATGCGGAATGTTTCATAACAAAGTACTTTGAACAATCAGACAATCAACACTTGGCAGAGACACTCATTGAAAATCTGTGGTCAGAGAATTTGAATGGATTAATAAGAAACCCGCTGAACACTCTCCTACTCTGTGTTATCTTTGAGGATCTTAAGGGGCTTTTTCCAAACAGCAGAACAAAGCTCTATGTAGAGATCGTCCTGTTTGTTTTGAGACGTTACGAAAACAAGAACGGCTTTTCAGTTAGTGATAAAGACCTTCTTTTAGTTTATAAGAAGGAACTGATGATCCTTGGCAGAATGGCACTAGATTCTCTGCACAAAGGAGGGCTCTATTTTGAAGACATTGAAGACGATTTGAAGGAAAGTTTGTTAGGTATATTTGGCTTTGTGTCCATCCAGGCAGGAGGAAGCAAAAGAGCACCTTGTTCCCGTTACGTATTTTTTCATAAGAGTTTTCAAGAGTTCCTTTCCGCCTTTTTCCTTGCCTTTTCTATCATTGATGGTGCCATGGACTGCAAGTCAGTGGCTAATGAAGAATGCGAAAAGGAACTTAGTCAAGTGTTCGCATTTATGTGTGGAATCGTAGCCATGCATTCCAAGGCAACGGCTGTGTCAATTGTGAAAAGCATTGTAAATGTGTCAGATCACATATCGCTTGTATATGAGAGGCACCTGAGATTGGCTTTACGCTTTGTCGACGAATGCAAACCTTTTTCAGAAACCCTCCACACAGAATTAGCTCATTTGTTCGGTAAGAGTATTGATCTTacttctttgaatttgtctGAGAGCTGcattggtgatgagggagcTAATTCCCTTTCTCAGGCCttaagagtaaacacctctcttacttCTCTGGATCTGTCTCAGAACTTCATTTGTGATGAGGGAGCTAATTGCCTTTCTCAGGCCTTGATAGTAAACACCACTCttacttcttttattttgtgttttaacTACCTTTTTAATGAAGGAGCCATTTCCCTATCTCAGGCCTTAAGAGAAAACAGCTCTCTcacttctttggatttgtcttGCAACTTcattggtgatgagggagcCATTTCCCTATCTCAGGCCTTAAGAGTGAACGCCTCTCTTACTTCTCTGGATTTGTCTCGTAACTCCATTGGGGATGAGGGAGCTAATTACTTATCTCAGGCCCtaagagtaaacacctctctcacttctttggatttgtctCGTAACTCCATTGGTGATGAGGCAGCTAATTCCCTTTCTCAGGCCTtgagagtaaacacctctcttacttcttttattttgtgttttaacTACTTTTTCAATGAGGGAGCTATTTTCCTATCCCAGGCCTTAAGAGTAAACAGCTCTCTTACCTTTTTGGATTTGTCTTGCAACTTcattggtgatgagggagcCATTTCCCTATCTCAGGCCTTAAGAGTGAACACGTCTCTTACTTGTCTGAATTTGTCTCGTAACTCCATTGGTGATGAAGGAGCTAATTCCCTTTCTCAGGCCCTAAGAGTAAGCACCTCTCTcacttctttggatttgtctCGTAACTCcattggtgatgagggagcGAACTCCTTATTTCAGGCATTGAgggtaaacacctctcttacgTCTTTGGATTTGTCTCAGAACTTCATTTGTGATGAGGGAGTTAATTCCCTATCTCAGACCTtgagagtaaacacctctcttacttcttttgttttgagttttaACTACCTTTTTAATGAAGGAGCTAATTCTCTTTCTCAGGCCTTAACAGTAAACAGCTCTCTtacttctttggatttgtcttGCAACTTcattggtgatgagggagcCATTTCCCTATCTCAGGCCTTAAGAGTGAACACCTCTCTTACTTTTCTGGATTTGTCTCGTAACTCCATTGGTGATGAGGGAACTAATTCCTTATttcaggccctcagagtaagCACcactgttattttattttcctcatAA
- the LOC141874477 gene encoding uncharacterized protein LOC141874477 isoform X2, whose product MPSFRRASFVFVVMALWNTRSGSFFPAVRDRVLARAQNSVYLPGEVTEEEGSSFLVTLYNGQQMKHSYKDITAVVEDTLPAWVTLGDHVIASRPSTNGSGEYLIGFVTRDLCEGDDELYEITFHNNQRGNCSLKDIRKLPFFSSTHQVGARVFARWNGTRYHRGFVAETVFVGQVLHLKIQLDDSISVSHAANDERAIVLDVIPRYTQVHATQRVIGHLPGTTGYVTGWVMKRNPNCWQDVYLVVFDNGGEREEDFNEIRILPPFVQLF is encoded by the exons ATGCCTTCCTTTCGGAGAGCATCCTTTGTGTTCGTCGTAATGGCGTTGTGGAATACAAGATCGGGAAGTTTTTTTCCTGCAG TCAGAGACCGTGTTTTGGCTCGAGCTCAAAACAGCGTCTATCTTCCTGGAGAGGTTacagaagaagaaggaagCTCTTTCTTGGTCACCCTGTACAACGGACAACAAATGAAGCACAGCTACAAGGATATAACAGCAGTTGTGGAAGACACGTTGCCTGCCTGGGTGACGTTAGGAGATCACGTGATTGCGTCACGTCCATCGACAAACGGGAGTGGGGAATACCTGATAGGCTTTGTGACACGTGACCTTTGCGAAGGAGATGATGAACTTTATGAGATCACATTTCACAACAATCAACGCGGAAACTGTTCCTTAAAAGACATAAGAAAACTCCCATTCTTCTCTTCGACGCATCAAG TGGGCGCTCGTGTGTTTGCTCGTTGGAACGGCACTCGATATCATCGTGGTTTTGTAGCGGAAACAGTTTTCGTCGGTCAAGTTCTCCACCTCAAAATTCAACTGGACGACTCAATTTCCGTTTCCCACGCGGCCAACGACGAACGAGCCATAGTATTGGATGTCATTCCTCGGTACACACAAGTTCACGCTACACAGCGTGTGATTGGTCATTTACCAGGGACTACAGGTTACGTCACTGGCTGGGTAATGAAGAGAAATCCCAACTGTTGGCAAGATGTGTATCTAGTTGTGTTTGATAATGGCGGAGAGCGTGAGGAAGATTTTAACGAGATTCGAATTTTACCGCCCTTTGTCCAATTGTTCTGA
- the LOC141874956 gene encoding V-type proton ATPase subunit E-like, with product MALNDAEVRKQIEHMMQFIEQEAKEKVDEIDAKAEEEFNIEKGRLVQQERLKIMNFFEKKEKQVELQKKIQRSNQLNQATLKKLRAQDDHIKGILDEAVKRLGEVTKDTPRYEQVLKGLITQGLFQLLEPAVTVRCRQQDLGLVKKVKVAAIEDYKNATKKTTEITVDEQSFLPSDCAGGIELLAKQGRIKVVNTLESRLEMMSRQMMPEIRETLFGVNERRVFLD from the exons ATGGCTTTGAACGACGCAGAAGTTCGAAAACAG ATTGAGCATATGATGCAATTTATCGAACAAGAGGCTAAGGAAAAAGTGGATGAGATTGACGCCAAG GCTGAAGAAGAGTTCAATATTGAAAAAGGTCGACTTGTGCAGCAAGAGAGgctaaaaataatgaactttTTTGAGAAGAAGGAAAAGCAAGTGGaactacaaaagaaaat tCAGAGATCAAATCAACTGAATCAGGCTACTTTGAAGAAGTTAAGAGCCCAGGATGACCATATCAAG GGTATTCTTGACGAAGCAGTGAAAAGGCTTGGTGAGGTTACAAAGGACACTCCTCGTTATGAACAAGTTTTAAAGGGACTTATTACCCAG GGTCTGTTTCAACTCCTTGAGCCTGCAGTAACAGTTCGCTGTCGTCAGCAAGATCTTGGTCTTGTAAAG aAAGTAAAAGTTGCTGCGATAGAGGACTATAAAAATGCTACCAAGAAAACGACAGAAATTACTGTTGATGAACAGTCATTCCTACCTTCTGATTG TGCTGGTGGTATTGAGCTTCTTGCTAAACAAGGTCGAATTAAAGTGGTGAATACTCTTGAAAGCAGATTGGAAATGATGAGCAGACAG